Proteins encoded by one window of Akkermansia muciniphila ATCC BAA-835:
- a CDS encoding Eco57I restriction-modification methylase domain-containing protein → MKHRGNEASGETQLDASLVAILLADRSSGAFIRWACNAYTTHGESYAADQEIYPHQVHLIQERTRKTQEEQRDRTKKSAEVFTPAWLCNAMINARDAVYFGREEVFNRMEAPSWTPTRKTIDFPTTASGRRLAWERYIDARCLEITCGEAPFLVSRYDAVDGRPISLAERIGILDRKLRIIGEHTCTAEDWFHWAKRALESAYAYEYQGDSLFLARLNLFLSISEYHRHLWKRPLNRHQQEEVARILSWNLWQMDGLTATTPFATEQGKPEDSLFDFYAITAERRPLRSLIRDWRGKKTIRFSELNLSTTMKFDFVIGNPPYQLETANKSLSNGQLPSKSIFHHFQLSADQISSGLTVLIYPGGRWIQRSGKGMADFGLQQINDSRLQTLYYYPDSTDLFPAQVAEIADGISIVVKNAHKTTPSFRYFYMRRGEKTGVELEPPGENILPLDPRDGAVVRKIEDFVQRNKLPYLNDNVHSRNLFGIESNFVEKNRDQVRLYQEGDAVDCETEIKLYANDRAGKAGRTTWFVAPRSIIQTNEAYISKWKVVVSSANAGGQKRDWQLEIIDNQSAFGRSRVALSSFETKQEAENFYHYVKSYIIRYAFLMTDEALTTLALKVPDMSDYTSDNKLIDWSQDIDSQLQKLMSLSDAEFEYIKNTVQSVRA, encoded by the coding sequence ATGAAACATCGAGGGAATGAGGCTTCGGGAGAGACGCAACTCGATGCCTCCCTTGTGGCTATTCTCCTCGCCGACCGTTCGAGCGGCGCTTTCATCCGCTGGGCCTGCAACGCCTACACTACCCACGGCGAGTCCTATGCGGCGGATCAAGAGATCTACCCCCATCAGGTGCATCTGATTCAGGAGCGCACCCGCAAGACGCAGGAAGAACAGCGCGACCGCACCAAAAAATCCGCCGAAGTCTTTACCCCTGCTTGGCTGTGCAACGCCATGATCAACGCCCGCGATGCCGTTTACTTCGGGCGGGAGGAGGTCTTTAACCGCATGGAGGCTCCATCGTGGACGCCGACGCGCAAGACGATTGACTTTCCGACGACAGCATCTGGCCGCCGTCTCGCGTGGGAGCGTTACATCGATGCCCGCTGTCTGGAAATCACCTGCGGCGAAGCCCCCTTTCTCGTCTCGCGCTACGATGCCGTCGATGGTCGCCCCATCTCCTTGGCAGAGCGCATCGGCATCCTCGACCGCAAGCTGCGTATCATCGGCGAGCATACCTGCACCGCAGAGGACTGGTTTCACTGGGCAAAACGCGCCCTCGAAAGCGCCTACGCTTACGAATACCAGGGCGACAGCCTCTTTCTCGCCCGTCTCAATCTTTTTCTGAGCATTAGCGAGTACCACCGTCACCTGTGGAAACGCCCCCTCAACCGACACCAACAAGAGGAAGTTGCCCGCATCCTCTCGTGGAATCTCTGGCAGATGGACGGCCTGACGGCGACGACTCCCTTTGCCACGGAACAGGGGAAGCCCGAGGATTCCTTATTTGATTTTTACGCCATCACAGCCGAAAGGCGCCCCCTCCGTAGCCTCATCCGCGACTGGCGCGGCAAAAAAACGATTCGATTCTCTGAACTCAACCTATCCACCACCATGAAATTTGATTTTGTCATCGGCAATCCGCCGTATCAGCTGGAAACCGCCAATAAATCCCTTTCCAACGGACAATTGCCAAGTAAAAGCATTTTTCATCATTTTCAGCTGAGCGCGGATCAGATTTCCTCCGGTCTTACCGTCTTGATTTATCCTGGAGGGCGATGGATTCAGCGTTCTGGAAAAGGAATGGCGGATTTCGGCTTACAACAAATCAATGACAGCCGTTTACAAACCTTGTATTATTACCCCGACAGTACCGATCTCTTCCCTGCACAAGTTGCCGAAATTGCGGACGGCATCTCCATTGTGGTCAAAAATGCCCACAAGACGACCCCAAGCTTCCGCTACTTCTATATGCGGCGCGGAGAAAAAACAGGTGTCGAGCTGGAGCCTCCCGGCGAAAATATCCTTCCTCTAGACCCACGCGACGGAGCCGTTGTCAGGAAAATCGAGGATTTTGTTCAAAGAAACAAGTTGCCTTATTTGAACGATAATGTGCACTCAAGAAATCTATTTGGAATTGAGAGTAATTTTGTCGAAAAAAATCGAGATCAGGTTCGCCTCTATCAAGAAGGGGATGCGGTAGATTGCGAGACGGAGATCAAGCTATATGCTAATGACCGAGCCGGGAAAGCTGGCAGAACGACATGGTTTGTTGCACCAAGAAGCATTATTCAGACGAATGAGGCTTACATCTCCAAATGGAAGGTTGTTGTTTCCAGTGCAAACGCCGGGGGACAAAAGAGAGATTGGCAGTTGGAAATCATCGACAATCAATCGGCATTCGGTCGTTCGAGGGTTGCTCTTTCTTCTTTTGAAACGAAGCAGGAAGCGGAGAATTTTTACCACTATGTGAAGAGCTATATTATTCGCTATGCCTTCCTGATGACGGATGAAGCTCTGACAACTTTGGCGCTGAAAGTGCCGGATATGTCAGATTATACTTCTGACAACAAGTTAATCGACTGGTCGCAGGATATTGATAGTCAGTTGCAGAAGCTCATGTCCCTCAGTGATGCTGAGTTTGAATACATCAAAAACACGGTGCAGAGTGTACGAGCCTAA
- a CDS encoding bifunctional adenosylcobinamide kinase/adenosylcobinamide-phosphate guanylyltransferase — protein sequence MNATSPNTDANTARMTLVLGGIRSGKSQYAEQIAAGFGKKILYVATAEVWPGAGSMEYRVRKHQERRPKSWLTLECPRHVASAVGESGLLDQVDGVILECVTLLSSNTLYAQKDPTDYEPFQEALIEEIEALKKLIRQSPVPWVLVSSETGMGISQSDAETRHYCDGLGIANQLLAKSADEVYFMVAGLPLTVKKG from the coding sequence ATGAACGCTACATCACCAAACACTGACGCCAATACCGCACGCATGACGCTCGTCCTGGGCGGCATCAGAAGCGGCAAAAGCCAATACGCTGAACAAATAGCCGCCGGATTCGGGAAAAAAATCCTGTACGTCGCCACGGCGGAAGTCTGGCCCGGAGCCGGCTCCATGGAATACCGCGTGCGCAAGCACCAGGAACGCCGTCCTAAAAGCTGGCTCACGCTGGAATGTCCCCGTCATGTAGCTTCTGCCGTCGGGGAATCCGGCTTGCTGGACCAGGTGGACGGCGTCATTCTGGAATGCGTCACCCTGCTCTCCTCCAATACCCTGTACGCCCAGAAGGACCCCACGGACTACGAGCCGTTCCAGGAAGCGCTGATTGAGGAAATAGAAGCTTTGAAAAAGCTCATCCGCCAATCCCCTGTGCCATGGGTGCTTGTTTCTTCTGAAACCGGCATGGGCATCAGCCAGTCAGATGCGGAAACGCGCCACTACTGCGACGGGCTGGGCATTGCCAACCAACTCCTTGCCAAAAGCGCGGATGAAGTCTACTTCATGGTGGCGGGACTACCCCTGACCGTGAAAAAAGGCTGA
- the cobS gene encoding adenosylcobinamide-GDP ribazoletransferase codes for MAVITTIRSAFGFLTRLPVGPWPLQNDLNGISAWLPLVGLVVGGLAGGLTWTTTLLFPPLVCGVIGCACWVAVTGGLHLDGVADCGDGLPIEVSRERRLEIMKDSRLGTFGGTALFFNLAFKGAALATLAAHGSWELLLTACALAGLLARSQIFIAMRFPGARHGGMGEAFKQGTRPGHALAAAAVTLAACALAGWNGLYALLSALAGSMGLLLYARRRLGGVTGDVFGCTVECTEWLVLLTFCTL; via the coding sequence ATGGCTGTCATCACCACCATCCGCTCCGCCTTCGGCTTCCTGACCCGGCTGCCCGTAGGGCCGTGGCCGCTGCAAAATGACCTGAACGGAATTTCCGCCTGGCTACCGCTGGTTGGCCTGGTAGTGGGGGGGCTTGCGGGCGGCCTGACCTGGACGACAACCCTGCTCTTCCCCCCCCTGGTCTGCGGCGTTATCGGCTGTGCCTGCTGGGTAGCCGTCACGGGCGGCCTGCACCTGGACGGAGTAGCGGACTGCGGAGACGGGCTTCCCATTGAAGTATCCCGGGAACGCAGGCTGGAAATCATGAAAGACTCCCGCCTGGGGACCTTCGGCGGCACGGCCCTGTTTTTCAACCTGGCGTTCAAGGGAGCCGCCCTGGCGACTCTGGCGGCCCACGGCTCCTGGGAACTTCTGCTCACGGCGTGCGCTCTGGCAGGATTGCTTGCCCGCAGCCAGATATTCATCGCCATGCGCTTTCCGGGCGCACGGCATGGAGGCATGGGGGAAGCGTTCAAGCAGGGAACGCGCCCCGGGCACGCCCTGGCTGCCGCAGCCGTCACCCTGGCTGCCTGCGCTCTGGCAGGATGGAACGGGCTGTACGCCCTGCTCTCCGCCCTGGCCGGCTCCATGGGCCTGCTTCTATACGCGCGCCGCCGCCTGGGCGGCGTTACCGGGGATGTATTCGGCTGTACCGTGGAATGTACGGAATGGCTTGTCCTGCTCACCTTCTGCACTTTATGA
- a CDS encoding tyrosine-type recombinase/integrase — protein sequence MNTDASTALALLASLPFSLTDVARLMLELVEGSGGSSVRKKEALLLHCRRVIALGCEAEHLATQTVSFSKAVAETLRVKADRSALTLRDIRSFTQRMMRDVPDLAARPMRSMTTADCAAVLEKVFLSPSQRRHARAILSGVFTVAWKKGWCAHNPVRLVDVPRVTEREIVPLRIEEVRRLLRTAEREEFSPCAAGVVMMLYGGIRPYEVRRLTWGDVDWEEGEVRIRPRQSKTGGGRQVPLSRSVLAWLRSYYPQGAERESVFICPPDWNRRWRALRSAAGFQTWRQDVLRHTFASYHAKMFHDWGRLQAAMGHRDGTLLQTRYVHTQGIRGCEVRAFWELAA from the coding sequence ATGAACACCGACGCTAGCACCGCCCTTGCCCTCCTCGCCTCTCTCCCCTTCTCCCTCACCGATGTTGCTCGTCTCATGCTGGAGCTGGTCGAAGGAAGCGGAGGCTCTTCCGTAAGAAAGAAAGAAGCTCTGCTCCTTCACTGCCGCCGCGTCATCGCCTTGGGGTGCGAAGCCGAGCATCTCGCCACGCAAACGGTCTCCTTCTCCAAAGCCGTGGCAGAAACCCTGCGCGTCAAGGCCGACCGTTCGGCGCTCACCCTGCGCGATATCCGCTCCTTCACGCAGAGGATGATGCGAGATGTGCCCGATCTGGCGGCGCGTCCCATGCGCTCGATGACGACGGCGGACTGTGCGGCTGTGTTGGAGAAAGTCTTTCTTTCACCCTCGCAACGTCGTCATGCGCGGGCGATTCTCTCGGGAGTGTTCACGGTGGCGTGGAAGAAAGGCTGGTGTGCGCATAATCCCGTGCGGCTGGTGGATGTGCCGCGCGTGACGGAGCGGGAGATCGTCCCCCTCCGTATCGAGGAAGTGCGCCGCCTGCTGCGGACGGCAGAGAGGGAGGAGTTTTCCCCCTGTGCGGCGGGCGTGGTGATGATGCTCTACGGCGGGATTCGTCCGTATGAGGTGCGGCGTTTGACCTGGGGCGATGTGGATTGGGAGGAGGGGGAGGTGCGGATTCGCCCGAGGCAGAGCAAGACGGGCGGCGGTCGGCAGGTGCCGCTGTCTCGCTCCGTGTTGGCATGGTTGAGGAGTTATTATCCGCAGGGGGCAGAGAGGGAGTCGGTTTTCATCTGTCCGCCAGATTGGAACAGGCGGTGGCGCGCTTTGCGCTCGGCAGCGGGTTTTCAGACATGGCGTCAGGACGTCCTGCGGCATACCTTTGCGTCGTATCATGCGAAGATGTTTCACGATTGGGGGCGTTTGCAGGCGGCGATGGGGCATCGGGACGGGACGCTGTTGCAGACGCGCTATGTGCATACGCAGGGGATTCGAGGATGCGAGGTGCGAGCATTTTGGGAGTTGGCGGCGTGA
- the cbiR gene encoding cobamide remodeling phosphodiesterase CbiR translates to MKTPHKCRVPGLNIGCTSFIIPDYYVPAIRECVHYADDVALLLLEAGECGKELITPAEIRELAGIAADAGVTWNVHLPTDGSFATEESSRRYTENIIRAIDLTRELEPHTWVMHVVTDHIPGPDMRPHLTERETERILRSLEQITPHLPAPECLALENLERHPTDYLDKLVAATPHSRCFDIGHVWKEGLRPEKLLPLWLPDIRMCHLHGLEKRDHKSLHHMPAATLDAILHPMWDLHFSPLITLEVFSLDDFLNSHQAMLESHERYITKH, encoded by the coding sequence ATGAAAACTCCACACAAATGCCGCGTTCCAGGCCTCAACATCGGATGCACCTCCTTCATCATCCCGGACTACTACGTGCCCGCCATCAGGGAATGCGTCCATTACGCGGATGATGTCGCTCTGCTCCTGCTGGAAGCCGGAGAATGCGGAAAGGAACTCATTACCCCTGCGGAAATACGGGAACTGGCCGGAATCGCTGCAGATGCCGGGGTTACCTGGAACGTCCACCTGCCTACGGACGGCAGCTTCGCCACGGAAGAATCAAGCCGCCGTTATACGGAAAACATCATTCGCGCCATTGACCTGACACGGGAACTGGAGCCCCACACCTGGGTCATGCATGTGGTCACGGACCATATCCCCGGTCCTGATATGCGCCCCCATCTTACGGAACGCGAAACGGAACGAATCCTCCGGAGTCTGGAACAAATCACGCCCCACCTCCCCGCACCGGAATGCCTGGCCCTGGAAAATTTGGAACGCCATCCGACCGACTATCTGGATAAACTGGTAGCCGCTACACCCCATTCACGTTGCTTTGACATAGGCCATGTCTGGAAAGAAGGCCTGCGGCCGGAAAAACTTCTGCCGCTCTGGCTGCCGGACATACGCATGTGCCACCTGCACGGGCTGGAAAAACGGGACCACAAATCCCTGCACCACATGCCTGCCGCTACGCTGGACGCCATTCTGCACCCCATGTGGGACCTTCATTTCTCCCCCCTTATTACGCTGGAAGTCTTCAGCCTGGATGACTTCCTGAACTCCCACCAGGCCATGCTGGAATCCCATGAACGCTACATCACCAAACACTGA
- a CDS encoding substrate-binding domain-containing protein, which translates to MTSLPASSLVETVANKIKQMILSGSLVNILPGERELGHRLSVGRETIRKALTLLERDAWIAPPRIKVPRRILKTTEEETVKNIFCHPVQEKKEILGFLTPQPLKRLAQSVLAEIYTISKILEEDGISVRIFEAPWILGNNPDKRLAKLVTKSECVCWILHRSSEQTQLWFKTHRIPCIVRGTSYQSSNLPYLDRHWAATTHHAAQHLWNKGHRTVGLCLPPDPLKGHQLMQKGFFSFAEQGWNPILVPTPFETPLFFEYLAKAFKEHPDMSALVATRGNQIVPILSWVEARSLSIPDQLSLVSLTYEPFMERLLPTITYYEENQTKTVHKLIRMLRSLTAGKNIKSISVIPEIYPGQSVSLHAPSA; encoded by the coding sequence ATGACTTCGTTGCCAGCTTCTTCATTGGTTGAAACAGTAGCCAATAAAATCAAACAGATGATTCTCAGCGGTAGCCTGGTCAATATCCTGCCCGGAGAAAGAGAACTCGGGCACAGGTTATCCGTAGGCAGGGAAACCATCAGAAAGGCCCTGACCCTTCTGGAAAGGGATGCATGGATTGCCCCCCCACGCATCAAGGTTCCGAGGCGCATCCTGAAAACTACGGAAGAAGAAACGGTTAAAAATATCTTCTGCCATCCGGTTCAGGAAAAAAAAGAAATTCTCGGATTTCTGACGCCCCAGCCCCTCAAAAGGCTGGCTCAAAGCGTATTGGCGGAGATATATACCATCTCCAAAATTCTGGAGGAAGACGGCATCAGCGTCCGTATCTTTGAAGCTCCCTGGATCTTAGGCAATAACCCGGACAAGAGGCTTGCCAAGCTTGTTACCAAATCCGAATGCGTCTGCTGGATACTTCACCGTTCCTCGGAGCAAACCCAGCTCTGGTTCAAGACGCACCGCATCCCCTGCATTGTGCGCGGCACCTCCTACCAGAGCAGCAACCTTCCCTATCTGGACCGCCACTGGGCGGCCACCACGCATCATGCGGCGCAGCACCTTTGGAACAAGGGGCACCGAACGGTAGGCCTGTGCCTGCCTCCTGATCCGTTGAAGGGCCACCAGCTCATGCAAAAAGGTTTTTTCAGCTTTGCGGAACAGGGATGGAATCCCATCCTGGTTCCCACCCCGTTTGAAACGCCTCTCTTCTTTGAATACCTGGCCAAAGCGTTTAAAGAACATCCGGATATGTCCGCCCTGGTAGCCACACGGGGCAACCAGATCGTTCCCATCCTTTCCTGGGTGGAAGCCCGTTCGCTGAGCATTCCGGATCAGCTCAGCCTGGTCAGCCTGACGTATGAACCCTTCATGGAACGCCTGCTGCCCACGATCACCTATTATGAAGAGAACCAGACAAAAACGGTTCACAAGCTCATACGGATGCTCCGCTCCCTGACAGCCGGAAAAAATATCAAGAGCATTTCCGTCATTCCGGAAATATACCCCGGCCAATCCGTTTCCCTGCACGCACCTTCCGCATAA
- the cobT gene encoding nicotinate-nucleotide--dimethylbenzimidazole phosphoribosyltransferase, with the protein MNKLHIPPLDEQAAKAALEHQKILAKPPLALGKLEPVAIRIAGMTGNPAPRLKDKAIVLFAADHHIADHGLSLTSTDVTYIQTRNFLQGGGTINAFTRNAGARLSVVDVGVNYDFGDLPGLVKRKVMHGANDFSRGPAMTREQALKCLQVGIDMAREEKNKGLDIVAAGEMGIGNTTPSSAIVAVLTGTPVETVTGRGSGVRGEVIRKKIKLIEQGIALNKPDPSDAIDVLAKVGGPEIGAMAGLMLGAASLRVPIVIDGFIAGAAAAIAQGIRPEAAQYFIGSHNSAEPGHKLIMDHIGVTMYMDLGLCLGEGTGAALFFPLLDAATRVLSEMKTLPELDITVPR; encoded by the coding sequence ATGAACAAACTGCATATCCCCCCGTTGGACGAACAGGCCGCAAAAGCGGCCCTGGAACATCAGAAAATTCTGGCCAAGCCTCCCCTTGCCCTGGGAAAACTGGAACCCGTGGCCATCCGTATTGCCGGCATGACCGGCAATCCCGCGCCGCGCCTGAAGGACAAAGCCATAGTCCTGTTCGCCGCGGACCACCACATCGCCGACCACGGCCTCAGCCTGACATCCACGGACGTTACCTACATCCAGACCCGCAACTTCCTTCAGGGCGGAGGCACGATCAACGCCTTTACACGCAACGCGGGAGCACGCCTTTCCGTAGTGGACGTAGGCGTCAATTACGACTTCGGCGACCTGCCGGGGCTGGTCAAAAGAAAAGTCATGCACGGCGCCAACGACTTCAGCAGGGGGCCGGCCATGACGCGGGAACAGGCCCTGAAATGCCTGCAAGTGGGCATTGACATGGCCCGTGAAGAAAAAAACAAAGGGCTGGACATTGTGGCCGCCGGAGAAATGGGCATTGGCAACACCACCCCCTCTTCCGCCATCGTCGCCGTGCTCACGGGCACCCCTGTGGAAACCGTGACGGGACGCGGTTCCGGCGTCAGAGGAGAAGTCATCCGCAAAAAAATAAAACTCATCGAACAGGGAATCGCCCTGAACAAGCCAGACCCTTCCGATGCCATTGACGTGCTGGCGAAGGTGGGAGGACCGGAAATAGGAGCCATGGCCGGACTGATGCTGGGGGCGGCCTCCCTGCGCGTTCCCATCGTCATTGACGGCTTCATTGCCGGGGCGGCCGCGGCCATCGCCCAGGGCATTCGCCCGGAAGCGGCGCAATACTTCATCGGCTCCCACAACTCCGCGGAACCGGGGCATAAGCTCATTATGGACCACATCGGCGTCACCATGTACATGGACCTGGGCCTCTGCCTGGGGGAAGGCACGGGAGCGGCCCTGTTCTTTCCCCTGCTGGACGCCGCCACGCGCGTACTTTCTGAAATGAAAACCCTGCCGGAACTGGACATCACCGTTCCGCGCTGA
- a CDS encoding DEAD/DEAH box helicase family protein: MNTINIRSTKKVEPKCYAYTTPEVQRHEGWTKIGYTEQDDVEVRIRQQTQTVDVRYCLEWHESARFADGTVFHDKAFHRYLGKKEVEREGNSEWFHLVPEVAHGHFREFTRNRGVLQTPGAVPYVLRAEQAEAVERTRLYMASHAGQSPEFLWNAKPRFGKTLAAYDLCKQMGARTVLIVTNRPAIAHSWYDDYVRFMGTESGYYFISGADALRGLPHVLERAQLPSDAEGYIEFVSLQDLKGSLYFGGEFDKLEHVQKLTWDLLIVDEAHEGVDTYRADVAFEQIARRATLHLSGTPFKALANEKFEEKAIFNWTYADEQRAKREWQEEAEEENPYAALPQLDLYTYRMSEVVRDRLKQGADFDDDGENEAYAFDLNEFFATKSDGSFKYDEAVERFLEALAGQEKFPFSTEALRREVKHSFWLLDRVDSAKALAKKLKAHPVFREYEVVVAAGDGKTDAEEEATSTLKSLDKVRTAIRAHERTITLSVGQLTTGVTVPEWTAVLMLSNVKSPSLYMQAAFRAQNPCLFVEGDELRRKENAYVFDFEPARTLVIFEQFANDLCSATVSGGGDGETRKRQVRELLNFFPVYGEDEEGEMVALDAEKVLSVPRKIHAVEVVRRGFMSNFLFQNIGNIFSAPRQVADILGQLPTVKEQKPSKAKEGGQGEGGLLDGAADLPLNEKGEVVLPLDELTRKTGELFGDKIYSDNVVTQTKIDEVSTSNAPDKKAAQNLVTILVDTVVNPTLQDAKTHYGDEMSRASEHRLKKQLQNQATVAVGKAATTHKKNRHETEKAKKRALDEAHAKGQSEAEVQAIQDRFDAEQRENERRYREELKEAAAEIEKKAKQAVVDTVETEKVTRKKEAIEEDIRGHLRGFARTIPAFLMAYGDENTCLDNFDTILPDEVFREVTGISLEQFRILRDGCDYEDEGVRKHFDGHCFDPIVFDDAVQEFLALKKKLGNYFDESQSEDIFDYIPPQKTNQIFTPKHLVMKMVDMLEEESPGCFDDPDKTFIDLYMKSGLYVAEIVKRLFRSEAMKARFPQAEERLRHIFAHQVYGLAPTEIIYRIACAFVLGFDEELRIERHHLARFDALPAVKDGTLEEALDKIWER, translated from the coding sequence ATGAACACCATCAACATCCGAAGCACGAAGAAGGTTGAGCCGAAGTGTTACGCCTACACGACTCCAGAGGTGCAGCGGCACGAGGGCTGGACGAAGATTGGCTACACCGAGCAGGATGATGTCGAGGTGCGCATCCGCCAGCAGACGCAGACGGTGGATGTGCGCTATTGCCTGGAATGGCACGAGTCGGCGCGTTTTGCCGACGGGACGGTGTTTCACGATAAGGCGTTTCATCGTTACTTGGGCAAGAAGGAGGTGGAACGCGAGGGGAATTCGGAGTGGTTTCATCTTGTGCCCGAGGTGGCGCATGGTCATTTTCGGGAGTTTACCCGCAATCGCGGGGTGTTGCAGACGCCGGGTGCGGTGCCTTATGTGTTGCGGGCGGAGCAGGCGGAGGCGGTCGAGCGGACGCGGCTCTATATGGCGAGCCACGCGGGGCAAAGCCCGGAGTTTTTGTGGAATGCCAAGCCGCGTTTCGGCAAGACTTTGGCGGCGTATGATTTGTGCAAGCAGATGGGTGCGCGGACGGTGTTGATTGTGACGAATCGTCCGGCGATTGCTCATTCGTGGTACGATGATTATGTGCGTTTTATGGGGACGGAGTCGGGGTATTATTTCATCAGTGGGGCGGATGCTCTGCGGGGCTTGCCCCATGTGCTGGAGCGCGCGCAGTTGCCGAGTGATGCCGAGGGGTATATCGAGTTTGTGTCTCTGCAGGATTTGAAGGGTTCTCTGTATTTCGGCGGGGAGTTCGATAAGTTGGAGCATGTGCAAAAGTTGACCTGGGATCTGCTGATTGTGGATGAGGCGCACGAGGGGGTGGATACGTACAGGGCGGATGTGGCGTTCGAGCAGATTGCGCGTCGGGCGACGCTGCATCTGTCGGGGACGCCTTTTAAGGCTTTGGCAAATGAAAAGTTCGAGGAGAAGGCGATTTTCAACTGGACCTATGCCGATGAACAGCGCGCCAAGAGGGAGTGGCAGGAGGAGGCGGAGGAGGAAAATCCCTATGCCGCCTTGCCGCAGTTGGACCTTTATACGTACCGGATGTCTGAGGTAGTGCGCGATCGCCTGAAGCAGGGGGCTGATTTTGACGATGACGGCGAAAATGAGGCCTATGCTTTTGACTTGAATGAGTTTTTTGCCACGAAGAGTGACGGTTCGTTTAAGTATGATGAGGCGGTGGAGAGGTTTTTGGAGGCTTTGGCAGGGCAGGAGAAGTTTCCCTTTTCGACGGAGGCTTTGCGCCGCGAGGTGAAGCATAGTTTCTGGCTGTTGGACCGCGTGGACAGTGCCAAGGCGTTGGCGAAGAAGTTGAAGGCGCATCCCGTCTTCCGCGAGTACGAGGTGGTGGTGGCGGCTGGCGATGGCAAGACGGATGCGGAGGAGGAGGCGACATCGACGCTCAAGTCCTTGGATAAGGTGCGCACGGCGATTCGCGCCCACGAGAGGACGATTACGCTTTCCGTCGGGCAGTTGACGACGGGGGTGACGGTGCCGGAGTGGACGGCGGTCTTGATGCTGAGCAATGTGAAGAGTCCGTCGCTGTATATGCAGGCGGCGTTCCGGGCGCAGAATCCCTGCCTGTTCGTGGAGGGGGACGAGTTGCGGCGCAAGGAGAATGCGTATGTGTTTGATTTTGAACCGGCGCGGACGCTGGTGATTTTTGAGCAGTTCGCCAATGACCTGTGTTCGGCGACGGTGAGTGGCGGAGGCGATGGGGAGACGCGCAAAAGGCAGGTGCGCGAGTTGCTGAATTTTTTCCCCGTCTATGGGGAGGATGAGGAGGGGGAGATGGTGGCTCTGGATGCGGAGAAGGTGTTGTCCGTGCCGCGCAAGATTCATGCCGTCGAGGTGGTGCGCCGTGGGTTCATGAGCAATTTCCTGTTCCAGAATATCGGGAATATTTTCTCGGCGCCGCGTCAGGTGGCGGATATCCTCGGGCAACTGCCGACGGTGAAGGAGCAGAAGCCGTCCAAGGCGAAGGAGGGCGGTCAGGGAGAGGGCGGTTTGTTGGACGGCGCCGCGGATTTGCCCCTGAATGAAAAGGGTGAAGTGGTGTTGCCCTTGGATGAATTGACCCGTAAGACAGGGGAGCTTTTCGGGGATAAGATATACAGCGACAATGTTGTGACGCAAACGAAGATCGATGAGGTCTCGACGAGTAACGCGCCGGATAAGAAGGCCGCACAAAATTTAGTGACGATATTGGTGGATACTGTGGTGAACCCCACCCTGCAGGATGCCAAGACGCACTATGGCGATGAGATGAGTAGAGCGTCTGAACATCGTCTCAAAAAGCAGTTGCAGAATCAGGCGACGGTCGCGGTCGGCAAGGCAGCGACGACGCACAAGAAGAATCGCCACGAGACGGAGAAGGCAAAGAAAAGGGCTCTCGACGAGGCGCATGCCAAGGGGCAGAGTGAGGCCGAGGTTCAGGCGATTCAGGATCGTTTTGATGCCGAGCAGAGGGAGAATGAGCGTCGGTATCGAGAGGAGTTGAAGGAGGCAGCGGCAGAGATTGAGAAGAAGGCCAAACAGGCTGTGGTGGATACGGTGGAAACCGAGAAGGTTACCAGGAAGAAGGAGGCGATTGAAGAGGATATTCGCGGTCATTTGCGTGGCTTTGCGCGGACGATCCCCGCCTTTTTGATGGCGTATGGCGACGAGAATACCTGTCTGGATAATTTCGATACGATTCTTCCCGATGAGGTCTTTAGAGAGGTGACGGGGATTTCTTTAGAGCAGTTCCGCATCTTGCGCGATGGGTGCGATTACGAAGATGAGGGTGTCCGGAAGCATTTTGACGGTCATTGTTTTGATCCGATTGTTTTTGATGATGCCGTTCAGGAGTTCTTGGCGTTGAAGAAGAAATTAGGCAATTATTTTGATGAGTCGCAGTCGGAGGATATTTTCGATTATATTCCGCCGCAAAAGACGAATCAGATTTTCACGCCCAAGCATCTTGTCATGAAGATGGTCGATATGTTGGAGGAGGAGTCTCCGGGCTGTTTCGATGACCCCGACAAGACGTTTATCGACCTCTACATGAAGTCGGGTCTATATGTGGCGGAGATTGTCAAACGCCTTTTCCGCAGCGAGGCGATGAAGGCGCGTTTCCCGCAGGCGGAGGAGCGTTTACGGCATATTTTCGCGCATCAGGTGTATGGCTTGGCGCCGACGGAGATTATTTACCGCATTGCCTGTGCCTTTGTCCTGGGCTTCGACGAGGAGCTGCGCATCGAGCGGCATCATCTCGCGCGCTTCGATGCCTTGCCGGCGGTCAAAGACGGCACGCTGGAGGAGGCTCTGGACAAGATTTGGGAGAGGTGA